A portion of the Lolium rigidum isolate FL_2022 chromosome 1, APGP_CSIRO_Lrig_0.1, whole genome shotgun sequence genome contains these proteins:
- the LOC124689126 gene encoding photosystem II 10 kDa polypeptide, chloroplastic-like translates to MAASMITSPLVAPTSLPSLSRRGSNFAVVQSGGKKIKVDKPLGLSGSFSYDVDANGRKGTGKGVYQFVDKYGANVDGYSPIWAPESWSESGDRYAGGTTGLLIWAVTLAGILGGGALLVYSTSALAS, encoded by the exons ATGGCAGCCTCCATGATCACCTCGCCGCTGGTGGCGCCGACGAGCCTGCCCTCGCTCTCCCGCCGGGGCTCCAACTTCGCCGTCGTCCAGAGCGGCGGCAAGAAGATCAAGGTCGACAAGCCCCTCG GGCTCTCCGGCAGCTTCTCTTATGACGTCGACGCCAACGGCAGGAAGGGCACC GGAAAGGGCGTCTACCAGTTTGTTGACAAGTACGGCGCCAACGTCGACGGCTACAG CCCCATCTGGGCGCCAGAGTCGTGGTCTGAATCTGGTGACCGCTACGCCGGTG GAACCACGGGGTTGCTGATCTGGGCCGTCACCCTCGCCGGCAtcctcggcggcggcgccctcctcgtctACAGCACCAGCGCTCTCGCCAGCTAA